The Deinococcus aquaticus genomic interval CCAGCAGGGCCAGCAGCAGCGGCGTGGCGTGCAGGCGCAGGCGGCCCCGGGCGTCGGGCAGGCGAGTCAGGAACTTCTGGCCGTCCAGGGTGGGGCTGACGGGCACGAAGCGCCGCAGGAGGCGCACGGCGGGGTGGGCCTGCATGTCGGGGGTTTCCTCGTCGCCGCCGCGCAGGAGTTTGACACCGGTCAGCAGCAGGAACGCGCCGAAGATCCACATGATCCAGTCGAACTGCGTGACGAGCGCGGTGCCCAGGCCGATCATCAGGCCGCGCAGGATGATCACGCCCAGAATCCCCCAGAACAGCACGCGGTGTTGCAGGTGGCGGGGAATGGCGAACGACGCGAAGATCACGCTGATCACGAACACGTTATCCAGTGCCAGGGCCTTTTCCAGCGCGAAGCCGGTCAGGTACGCCATGCCGCTCTCGGCGCCCAGCGTGAACCACACCCACCCGCCGAAGGCCAGCGCGACCGCGATGTAGAAGGCACTCAGTTTAAGGCTGCTGCCGATGCCGATCACCTGATCCTCGGCGGCCACGCCGGCCGCGTCGGCGCGGCGGCGGCGCAGACGGTCCAGCACGCCGAGGTCAAAGGCCAGGAGCGCGCCGACGAGGGTAATGAAAACCAGCCACATCCAGGTGGGTTGGCCGAGCCAGGGGGTCATGAGGGCGTCCACGGTGTTCCTCCGGTGGGCGCAGCGCGAGATGGTCGGTCACTGACGGGAAGTGTCGTGCCGCAAGACACGAAAACGCCCGGCAGGAGCCGCGGTTCGCGCCGCGTTCCTGCCGGGTCTCTGCCTTTGCTGCTCCTGACCGGGAAACCGTTGGTTTCCGTATTGACGATCAGGTGCTCCCTGCCGAGAGGCAGGGCGGCTTACTCCCCCGGATTGGCCTTCAGTATCCCCGAAGCGGACGCCGCACGGATGAGAGATTGGTAAAGTCCAGTCGAAGGGTTGGCAACCCTATGCAGCACAACACCCGCCCAGAGCGCGGTGGCTTCCGGGCGGGTGCCGATGGACCCTCGGATCAGGGCGTCTTGAGGGCGTACCCGATGCCGCGCACGGTGCGGATGATGCCGTACCCGTCGAGGTCGCGCAGCTTGGCGCGCATGTTCGCCATGTGCACGTCCACCACGTTGCTGTTGCTGGGGAGTTCACCGTTCCAGACCTCGCGCTCGATCTCCTGGCGGGAGTACACGCGGCCCGGCTGGCGGGCCAGGAAGGTCAGCAGGTCAAATTCCTTGGGCGACAGCCGGACCTCGTGCCCGTTGTAGTGACACAGACGCTTCTGCGGGTGAATTTCCAGCGGCCCGATGCTGATGACCTCGCCGTGCTGCTGGTGGCGGAGCTGCACCTTCACGCGCGCCACGAGTTCCTCCGGGTGGAAGGGTTTGGTCATATAGTCGTCCGCGCCGGCTTCCAGCAGGTTCACTTTGCGGTCCACGGCGTCCATGGCGGTCAGGATGATGATCGGCACGCTGCTGGTCTTGCGCAGGCGGCGGGCGATCTCGGCGCCGTCGAAATCGGGCAGGCCCAGGTCCAGGATGACCAGATCGGGGTTGCTCTCGCGGGCGCTGGTCAGGCCAGTCACGCCGTCAGGCGCGGCCAGGACCTTGTACCCGGCCTGTTCCAGCTCGTACTGCACGACGCGGGTGATGTCCGGGTTGTCTTCAATAAGTAGGATGCGTTGCTCCATAGCTGCCTTTTCGTCTCCTCATCCCTGGGATGTTCAGTGGCCCGGCTGGGCGCTGCCCTGGCAGGCCAGGGAGGCACGCAACCGTGGGTGTGTCCGCTTCGGATGCCGGTGCACCTGTTTCCGGCCCATCGTAGGGGCCCGGAAGGTCCCGGGGGACTCAGGTACGGTTTAGGGTCCCTTAACAGCCGTCAAATCCTGCCGTTCAGGGGCACGGAATCTGCGCGGCGTTCAGGTGGAATCCGGCGCGCCGACCAGGGCGGTCAGGCCGGGCCGGGCACGATCACGTCGTCCACCTGCACCTCGTGGCGCAGCAGCAGCGTTTTCAGGCGTTGCGTGGCGGCGGCGGCCAGCGCCTGATCGCGCGGGTGGAACACCAGGGTCAGGCGGGCCGCCGCGCCGGGCCGGGGCTCCTGCACCTGCACCTGAAGCGGGCGGCGGAAGGCCGGGTCGCGCATCAGGTCGCGCAGGATGCGGGTAAAGGTCAGCTCGTCCACGCCGGCCAGCGTGAACGCGATCCCCAGCGGCGCCTGATCGGTCATGCGCGGCAGCGTAGCGCACCGGCCCCCGCACGGGCACCCGCCCCGGCCCCGCACCCGGCCGCAGCGGTGGATGAACCGTGCTGCCCGCCGCTGCGGGGCGCGGTCAGCGCCGACTAGAATGCCCGGCATGAGTGACCTGCCGCCATCCGACGCCGCACCTGATGACTTTGCCTTCCCGGACGACGACCACCTCGACCGGAGTTTCACGGACGGCGAGGATCAAGCGTACCTGGAGCACCTGAACGGCGCGGACCTGTACTTCGAGGTGATGGGCGACCCGGCCGGCGGTGAAGCCCCGCTGGTGTTCCTGCACGGCGGCCCCGGCTACAACAGTTACTCGTTCCAGGCGGCGTTCGGGGACCGCATGCCGCGCGCGGCCGTGTTCCTAGATCAGCGCGGCTCGGGACGCAGCGGGCCGCTGGAGGACACCGAGCAGGGCGCCGACACCCTGGACCTCGACACGCTGGTCGGCGACCTGGACGCCGTGCGCGACTTCCTGGGCGCCGCGCAGATCGTGCCGCTCGGGCACGGCTTCGGGGCGCTGGTGGCGCTGGAGTACGCCCGCCGCCACCCCACCCGCACGGCCCGCGTGATCGTCGTGAATCCCTGGGTGCATTACCCGGACCTGGCGCGTACCCTGCTGGAAGAGGCCAGCGCCCGGCGCGGTACGCCCCTGGAAGACCCGGCAGAGCGCGTGCGGGCCGACACGCCCGACGGGCAGCACGCCCCGGTGGGCGCGGCGCGGATCGAGGCGGCCTTCGAACTACTGAACGCCCGCGACCTGCTGAACGCCCTGCAGTTCCGGGACGCGCCCACCCGCATGCGACTGGAATTCATGGACGCCGAGGGGCAACTCGTGGGCGGCGGCGAGGTGCAGGAAGCGCTGGTTAACCAGGGCCTGTGGGAGTTCGAGTACCCGCCGTTCCTGGCCGAGATTCGCCGCCCGGTGTTCGTGATCTCGGGCGCGCACGACCGCACCAGTTACCCCGAGCAGGTGCAGTGGGTCGCGGACCTCGCGGACGGCGACGTGACCGTGCTGGACGCCGCGCACTACCCCTGGCTGGACGACGAGGACGCCTTCGCGCAGGCGCTGGACGACGCCCTGAACCGCTGAGGCCAGCGCGCAGGGGCCGCGCTAGCCTGTTGTCAGCATGTTCTCAGACGCACTCACGGCGCGGCCCGTATACTCCTGTGTGATCTCATGAAAGGCCTGATTCTTGCCGCCGGGCGCGGCAGTCGCCTGCTTCCCATCAGCGCGACCCGCGCCAAGCACGCCGTTCCCGTGGCGGGCCAGCCCATCATTGCCCACGCCGTGCAGTCCCTGCGGGACGCGGGCATCACGGACATCGGCATCGTGTGCAGCCCGTCCAGCGAGACGGACCTGCGGGACGCCACGCACAGCAGCGGCCACCTGACCTTCATCCGGCAGCGTGAAGCTCTGGGGACCGGCCACGCCGTCCTGAGTGCCCGCGCCTTCCTGGAAAACCAGCCCACCCTGCTGTACCTGGGCGACAACCTCTTCCAGGATCGCCTGACGCCCATGCTCAGCACCCTGCGCGACGCGGACGCCGTGATCGGCGTGAAACAGGTGCCCAACCCGCAGGCGTACGGCGTGGCCATCGTGAAAAACGGCCGCCTGCTGCGACTCGTCGAGAAACCCCGCAAGCCCGAGAGTAACCTCGCGGCGTGCGGCGTGTTCAGCTTCGGCCCGGCCCTGCTGGAGTACGTGCAGGACCTGCTGCCCAGCGACCGGGGCGAGATCGAGTTCCCGCAGGCCCTGAGCGCCCTGATGGCCGCCGGAGGGCAGGTACGCGCCGTGGAATTCAGCGGATTCTGGAGTGACGCCGGCACGCCCGACGACCTGCTGAACGCCAACACCTTCTTCCTGTCGCGCCTGCAGCCCCGCATTGAGGGCCGTGTGGACCGCAGCGTCGTGACCGGCCCGGTCGTGATCGAGGCGGGCGCGGCCGTCGAGGACAGTGTCATCACGGGACCCGTCTGGATCGGACCGCACGCCCTGGTGCGCGGCGCGACCATCGGGCCGGGCGTGAGCATCGGCGCGCACGCCCGCGTGGACAGCGCCCGCGTGCACGCCAGCCTGATCGACGATTTCG includes:
- a CDS encoding response regulator transcription factor gives rise to the protein MEQRILLIEDNPDITRVVQYELEQAGYKVLAAPDGVTGLTSARESNPDLVILDLGLPDFDGAEIARRLRKTSSVPIIILTAMDAVDRKVNLLEAGADDYMTKPFHPEELVARVKVQLRHQQHGEVISIGPLEIHPQKRLCHYNGHEVRLSPKEFDLLTFLARQPGRVYSRQEIEREVWNGELPSNSNVVDVHMANMRAKLRDLDGYGIIRTVRGIGYALKTP
- a CDS encoding alpha/beta fold hydrolase; the protein is MGDPAGGEAPLVFLHGGPGYNSYSFQAAFGDRMPRAAVFLDQRGSGRSGPLEDTEQGADTLDLDTLVGDLDAVRDFLGAAQIVPLGHGFGALVALEYARRHPTRTARVIVVNPWVHYPDLARTLLEEASARRGTPLEDPAERVRADTPDGQHAPVGAARIEAAFELLNARDLLNALQFRDAPTRMRLEFMDAEGQLVGGGEVQEALVNQGLWEFEYPPFLAEIRRPVFVISGAHDRTSYPEQVQWVADLADGDVTVLDAAHYPWLDDEDAFAQALDDALNR
- a CDS encoding TerC family protein → MDALMTPWLGQPTWMWLVFITLVGALLAFDLGVLDRLRRRRADAAGVAAEDQVIGIGSSLKLSAFYIAVALAFGGWVWFTLGAESGMAYLTGFALEKALALDNVFVISVIFASFAIPRHLQHRVLFWGILGVIILRGLMIGLGTALVTQFDWIMWIFGAFLLLTGVKLLRGGDEETPDMQAHPAVRLLRRFVPVSPTLDGQKFLTRLPDARGRLRLHATPLLLALLVVEFADVIFAVDSIPAIFAITQDPFIVYTSNIFAILGLRALYFALAAMVHRFEALKPALALVLVFIGAKIFYAQFYGKVDPAISLTVTLGILAGGVLLSLWRTRNDPTPDAS
- a CDS encoding sugar phosphate nucleotidyltransferase, with the protein product MKGLILAAGRGSRLLPISATRAKHAVPVAGQPIIAHAVQSLRDAGITDIGIVCSPSSETDLRDATHSSGHLTFIRQREALGTGHAVLSARAFLENQPTLLYLGDNLFQDRLTPMLSTLRDADAVIGVKQVPNPQAYGVAIVKNGRLLRLVEKPRKPESNLAACGVFSFGPALLEYVQDLLPSDRGEIEFPQALSALMAAGGQVRAVEFSGFWSDAGTPDDLLNANTFFLSRLQPRIEGRVDRSVVTGPVVIEAGAAVEDSVITGPVWIGPHALVRGATIGPGVSIGAHARVDSARVHASLIDDFARVLHPTLPLYRSLIGRHALVTAPSDTGLQMVIGDRSIMRM